The following are encoded in a window of Syngnathus scovelli strain Florida chromosome 4, RoL_Ssco_1.2, whole genome shotgun sequence genomic DNA:
- the LOC125966974 gene encoding oocyte zinc finger protein XlCOF6 isoform X2, producing the protein MKRHSRRRSDNVNFDNVNFALNQTQVEVQVPDISKKRLHSQQQDPDSPHAKEKDEKEEEPAYCEGEDEEVHSTKLPFPCVIVKIEGDEEEGEGDNQAAPQSVCDDITSHPAASNNEHSKCGRTSHKQGRKKTNKKCWKCSQCGNIFGSKWGLKVHFRMHTGEKTFDCSDCGKRFPAQAHLEAHTRTHTGEKPFACLVCGQKFSKKGNLQRHTRIHTGEKPFACSICGKKFAARETLGKHKKIHTGEKAFECRVCGKQFPAQSHLEAHARIHTGAKAFICSVCGKTFSQKGNLKSHTRIHTGEKPFVCSICDKRFANKEQLRRHTRTHSGDKPFPCSVCGKRFSTRGYLKAHTRTHTGEKPFVCLVCGKKFTFRLSLMAHRRTHTGEKPFACLVCGKTFTFKIALLTHTRKHTREKSYACSICGKRFFAKRNLATHMRTHTGEKPFLCTVCGKGFSTQGNLKAHTRTHTGEKPFACSVCGQRFIQKGNLKVHARTHTGDKPFACPGCDQTFSQKGYLSKHMRIHTGEKPFACLVCSKRFSWKNQVKKHRCGGTKSS; encoded by the exons ATGAAAAGGCACTCTAGGAGAAGGAGCGACAACGTCAACTTCGACAACGTCAACTTCGCTCTCAACCAGACTCAAGTTGAAGTACAAGTACCAG ACATCAGTAAAAAACGTCTTCATTCTCAGCAACAGGATCCAGATTCCCCTCACGCTAAAGAGAAAGATGAGAAGGAAGAAGAACCTGCTTACTGTGAAGGGGAAGACGAGGAGGTCCATAGCACCAAGTTGCCATTCCCTTGTGTCATTGTGAAGATTGAAGGTGATGAGGAAGAGGGTGAAGGAGACAACCAAGCTGCTCCACAATCAGTTTGTGATGACATAACGTCACACCCAGCTGCctccaacaatgaacactccaaATGTGGTAGGACAAGCCACAAACAAGGCAGGAAAAAAACCAACAAGAAATGCTGGAAATGTTCTCAATGTGGGAATATATTTGGTTCAAAGTGGGGTCTGAAAGTACATTTCAGAATGCACACTGGGGAAAAAACTTTTGATTGCTCAGATTGTGGTAAAAGATTCCCTGCGCAGGCACATTTGGAagcacacacaagaacacacactggggagaaaccttttgcctgcttagTGTGTGGTCAAAAATTCTCCAAAAAAGGCAACTTACAACGGCACACAAGaatacacacaggtgaaaaaccttttgcctgctctaTTTGTGGTAAGAAATTTGCTGCCCGAGAAACTTtgggaaaacacaaaaaaatacacactggcgagaaagcaTTTGAATGCAGGGTGTGTGGTAAACAATTCCCAGCCCAGTCACATTTGGAAGCACATGCAAGAATACATACTGGGGCAAAAGCTTTtatctgctcagtttgtggtaaaaCATTCTCACAGAAGGGAAACTTAAAAAGCCACACAAGAAtacacactggggagaaacctttTGTTTGCTCAATTTGCGATAAAAGATTTGCCAATAAGGAGCAATTgagaagacacacaagaacacatAGTGGCGATAAGCCTTTTCCTTGCTCAGTTTGTGGGAAAAGATTCTCTACACGTGGTTATTTAAAagcacacacaagaacacacactggggagAAGCCTTTTGTTTGCTTAGTTTGTGGTAAAAAATTCACTTTTAGGTTATCTTTGATGGCACacagaagaacacacacaggtgagaagCCCTTTGCCTGCTTAGTGTGTGGTAAAACATTCACTTTTAAGATAGCGTTGTTAACACACACAAGAAAACATACTAGGGAGAAATCTTATGCATGTTCAATTTGTGGTAAAAGATTTTTTGCAAAGAGAAATTTAGCAACACACATGAGAAcgcacactggggagaaacctttTCTGTGCACGGTTTGTGGTAAAGGATTCTCTACGCAGGGAAATTTGAAagcacacacaagaacccacactggggagaaaccttttgcctgttcagtttgtggccaaagattcattCAGAAGGGAAACTTGAAAGtccatgcaagaacacacactggagacAAACCTTTTGCCTGTCCAGGCTGTGATCAAACATTTTCTCAGAAGGGATACCTAAGCAAACACATGAGAATACACACAGGAGAGAAACCATTTGCCTGTTTAGTTTGTAGTAAAAGATTTTCTTGGAAGAATCAGGTAAAGAAACACCGGTGTGGTGGTACGAAGAGCAGCTGA
- the LOC125966991 gene encoding zinc finger protein OZF, giving the protein MCTKNVKEEYEEELCETKVTNERRQRLDAVFKKPQLVLHRTDAIESLHPEVKSHPVKEEPENLCIKEEEEEEEEEEGAEDRLPLSYVIVKIEGDEEEDDGDPCGGLQARRHLAPLSDSSDTTSDTYDDRGDDDIEKHSKSDVTCYTDTKRLKCPQCDKPFGTKYALKVHMRTHTGEKPFSCSFCGKTFSYKTKLSTHTKTHTGEKPFACSVCGKRFSQKGYLQTHTKTHTGEKPFACSVCGLTLTQKSNLIIHMRTHTGERPFACSLCGKSFSIKKSLISHTRTHTGDKPFACSVCGNKFSTKGHLRRHTRTHTGEKPFSCLVCGLKVTQKNNLIKHMRTHTGEKPFPCSVCGKTFVQKAQLSTHTRSHTGEKPFPCSVCAYSFSERSKLVRHMRTHTGEKVYSCSVCGKKFSHKYQLDKHGCFGQPLIALNIIQK; this is encoded by the exons ATGTGTACAAAAAACGTAAAAGAAGAGTACGAAGAGGAACTCTGTGAAACAAAAGTCACAAACGAGAGACGTCAACGACTGGACGCCGTTTTCAAAAAGCCCCAGCTTGTATTACATAGAACGG ATGCTATTGAAAGTCTTCATCCTGAGGTGAAGAGCCACCCCGTCAAAGAGGAGCCCGAGAATCTGTGCattaaagaggaggaggaggaggaggaggaggaggaaggggctGAAGACAGGTTGCCTTTGTCTTACGTCATTGTGAAGATCGAAGGCGATGAAGAAGAGGATGATGGAGACCCTTGTGGAGGATTACAGGCACGCAGACACTTAGCTCCACTATCGGACAGCAGTGACACAACTTCAGACACTTATGATGATCGTGGTGACGATGATATTGAAAAACACTCTAAAAGTGATGTGACGTGCTACACTGACACCAAACGCTTGAAGTGCCCTCAATGTGACAAACCCTTTGGTACCAAGTATGCTTTGAAAGTTCAcatgagaacacacactggagagaaacccttttcttgctcattttgtgGTAAAACGTTCTCTTATAAAACAAAGCTATCAACACACACCAAAACGCACACTGGGGAGAAGCcatttgcctgctcagtttgtggtaaaaGATTTAGTCAGAAAGGAtacttgcaaacacacacaaaaacacacaccggAGAGAAACCCTTTGCTTGCTCAGTTTGCGGTCTTACGCTAACTCAAAAGTCCAATTTAATAATTcacatgagaacacacacagggGAGAGACCTTTTGCATGTTCACTTTGTGGTAAAAGCTTCTCAATCAAGAAAAGTTTGATAagtcacacacgtacacacacagggGATAagccttttgcctgctcagtttgtggaaaTAAATTCTCTACAAAGGGGCATTTaagaagacacacaagaacacacactggtgagaaacctttttcgtgCTTAGTGTGTGGTCTTAAAGTAACACAAAAGAATAATTTAATCAAACACATGAGGAcccacactggggagaaacctttTCCTTGCTCAGTGTGTGGTAAAACCTTTGTTCAGAAGGCACAACTGAGCACACATACAAGGTCACACACCGGGGAGAAACCCTTTCCCTGCTCTGTTTGCGCCTACAGTTTCAGTGAACGTTCAAAACTGGTTCGACACATGCGAacacacactggggagaaaGTATATAGTTGCAGTGTGTGCGGTAAGAAATTCTCGCATAAGTATCAGCTTGACAAACACGGCTGTTTTGGTCAACCGCTAATAGCACTCAATATCATTCAAAAGTGA
- the LOC125966974 gene encoding oocyte zinc finger protein XlCOF6 isoform X1 translates to MCASQSSEYVEKLSGTKEEDERQRQQLLGVVYKQLRVVLHRADISKKRLHSQQQDPDSPHAKEKDEKEEEPAYCEGEDEEVHSTKLPFPCVIVKIEGDEEEGEGDNQAAPQSVCDDITSHPAASNNEHSKCGRTSHKQGRKKTNKKCWKCSQCGNIFGSKWGLKVHFRMHTGEKTFDCSDCGKRFPAQAHLEAHTRTHTGEKPFACLVCGQKFSKKGNLQRHTRIHTGEKPFACSICGKKFAARETLGKHKKIHTGEKAFECRVCGKQFPAQSHLEAHARIHTGAKAFICSVCGKTFSQKGNLKSHTRIHTGEKPFVCSICDKRFANKEQLRRHTRTHSGDKPFPCSVCGKRFSTRGYLKAHTRTHTGEKPFVCLVCGKKFTFRLSLMAHRRTHTGEKPFACLVCGKTFTFKIALLTHTRKHTREKSYACSICGKRFFAKRNLATHMRTHTGEKPFLCTVCGKGFSTQGNLKAHTRTHTGEKPFACSVCGQRFIQKGNLKVHARTHTGDKPFACPGCDQTFSQKGYLSKHMRIHTGEKPFACLVCSKRFSWKNQVKKHRCGGTKSS, encoded by the exons ATGTGTGCGAGTCAGTCGTCAGAATATGTGGAAAAACTTTCTGGAACCAAAGAGGAGGACGAGCGACAACGCCAACAACTCCTGGGCGTTGTGTACAAGCAGCTTCGAGTTGTGTTACACAGAGCAG ACATCAGTAAAAAACGTCTTCATTCTCAGCAACAGGATCCAGATTCCCCTCACGCTAAAGAGAAAGATGAGAAGGAAGAAGAACCTGCTTACTGTGAAGGGGAAGACGAGGAGGTCCATAGCACCAAGTTGCCATTCCCTTGTGTCATTGTGAAGATTGAAGGTGATGAGGAAGAGGGTGAAGGAGACAACCAAGCTGCTCCACAATCAGTTTGTGATGACATAACGTCACACCCAGCTGCctccaacaatgaacactccaaATGTGGTAGGACAAGCCACAAACAAGGCAGGAAAAAAACCAACAAGAAATGCTGGAAATGTTCTCAATGTGGGAATATATTTGGTTCAAAGTGGGGTCTGAAAGTACATTTCAGAATGCACACTGGGGAAAAAACTTTTGATTGCTCAGATTGTGGTAAAAGATTCCCTGCGCAGGCACATTTGGAagcacacacaagaacacacactggggagaaaccttttgcctgcttagTGTGTGGTCAAAAATTCTCCAAAAAAGGCAACTTACAACGGCACACAAGaatacacacaggtgaaaaaccttttgcctgctctaTTTGTGGTAAGAAATTTGCTGCCCGAGAAACTTtgggaaaacacaaaaaaatacacactggcgagaaagcaTTTGAATGCAGGGTGTGTGGTAAACAATTCCCAGCCCAGTCACATTTGGAAGCACATGCAAGAATACATACTGGGGCAAAAGCTTTtatctgctcagtttgtggtaaaaCATTCTCACAGAAGGGAAACTTAAAAAGCCACACAAGAAtacacactggggagaaacctttTGTTTGCTCAATTTGCGATAAAAGATTTGCCAATAAGGAGCAATTgagaagacacacaagaacacatAGTGGCGATAAGCCTTTTCCTTGCTCAGTTTGTGGGAAAAGATTCTCTACACGTGGTTATTTAAAagcacacacaagaacacacactggggagAAGCCTTTTGTTTGCTTAGTTTGTGGTAAAAAATTCACTTTTAGGTTATCTTTGATGGCACacagaagaacacacacaggtgagaagCCCTTTGCCTGCTTAGTGTGTGGTAAAACATTCACTTTTAAGATAGCGTTGTTAACACACACAAGAAAACATACTAGGGAGAAATCTTATGCATGTTCAATTTGTGGTAAAAGATTTTTTGCAAAGAGAAATTTAGCAACACACATGAGAAcgcacactggggagaaacctttTCTGTGCACGGTTTGTGGTAAAGGATTCTCTACGCAGGGAAATTTGAAagcacacacaagaacccacactggggagaaaccttttgcctgttcagtttgtggccaaagattcattCAGAAGGGAAACTTGAAAGtccatgcaagaacacacactggagacAAACCTTTTGCCTGTCCAGGCTGTGATCAAACATTTTCTCAGAAGGGATACCTAAGCAAACACATGAGAATACACACAGGAGAGAAACCATTTGCCTGTTTAGTTTGTAGTAAAAGATTTTCTTGGAAGAATCAGGTAAAGAAACACCGGTGTGGTGGTACGAAGAGCAGCTGA
- the LOC125966993 gene encoding gastrula zinc finger protein XlCGF57.1: MCAKRLKKDFVDELRQTKEKKGRQRLDAGCKQPRVALHTADINEKRLHPEQQEPATFHTEEREEPQILHIKDEEQEADINKFPLSVVIVKCEDDEEQGHKSQPHPSKGKEKRGAEHSSCSSSQYVTTEGDGDRRGKSQAGSPLAPLSDSDGITTHSTDTDDDEHSKSDKTSHKKRWKCSQCGKAFDAKYNLKVHMRTHTGEKPFACSICGKSFSVKGYLRTHTRTHTGEKPYGCSACGKSFPRLGQLKTHTRTHTGEKPFACSVCGKSFYIKGSLIRHTRIHTGEKPFPCSVCGKRFLLKTHLRTHIRTHTEEKPFVCSVCGKRFSRNGNLRTHTRTHTGEKAFVCSICGKRFAEKGCLTRHTRTHTGEKPFPCSICGKRFSVKGRLIRHTRTHTGEKPFSCFICGKRFIQKVQLGIHIRTHTGG, encoded by the exons ATGTGTGCAAAACGTTTGAAAAAGGATTTTGTGGATGAACTTCGTCAAACTAAAGAGAAGAAGGGGCGACAACGACTGGACGCTGGTTGCAAGCAGCCTCGCGTTGCGTTGCACACAGCAG ACATCAATGAGAAACGTCTTCATCCTGAGCAGCAGGAGCCAGCGACCTTCCACACTGAAGAGCGTGAGGAACCACAAATCCTCCACATTAAAGATGAAGAGCAGGAGGCAGATATCAACAAGTTTCCATTGAGTGTTGTCATCGTGAAgtgtgaagatgatgaagagcAAGGTCACAAGTCACAGCCCCATCCCAGTAAAGGTAAagagaagagaggggcggagcattcaagctgcagctcaagtcaaTATGTGACAACAGAAGGTGATGGAGACCGCCGTGGAAAATCACAAGCAGGCAGCCCCTTAGCTCCACTGTCAGATAGCGACGGCATTACCACACACTCTACTGACACTGACGATGATGAACACTCCAAATCTGACAAGACATCTCACAAGAAACGCTGGAAATGTTCACAGTGTGGGAAAGCCTTTGATGCCAAGTATAATTTGAAAGTACACATGCGAACACACACTGGTGAAAAGCCGTTTGCCTGCTCAATATGCGGTAAAAGCTTCTCTGTAAAGGGATATTTAAgaacacacacaagaacacacactggagagaaacccTATGGCTGCTCAGCTTGTGGGAAAAGTTTCCCCAGACTGGGAcagttaaaaacacacacaagaacacacactggggagaaaccttttgcctgctcagtttgtggtaaaaGCTTCTATATAAAGGGAAGTTTGATAAGGCACACAAGAAtacacacaggtgagaaaccatttccctgctcagtttgtggtaaaaGATTCTTACTGAAGACGCATTTAAGAACACACATAAGAACGCACACTGAGGAGAAACCTTTTGTTTGTTCAGTTTGTGGTAAAAGGTTCTCCAGAAATGGAAATTTAAGAActcacacaagaacacacactggggaaAAAGCCTTTGTTTGTTCAATATGTGGTAAAAGATTTGCTGAGAAGGGATGTTTGACAAGACACAcgagaacacacactggagaaaaaccttttccCTGCTCAATTTGTGGTAAAAGATTCTCTGTCAAGGGACGTTTAATTAGGcatacaagaacacacactggagagaaacctttttcatgcttcaTTTGTGGTAAAAGGTTCATTCAGAAGGTGCAATTGGGAATACAtataagaacacacacagggggGTAA
- the LOC125967001 gene encoding gastrula zinc finger protein XlCGF57.1, which yields MSNNFVVEQKRTPTDINAPNRKDMSNKYLHPEQQEPKACLINTEQQDGINKFSLTADQSDDKEEKDHGDRCGGSQAENLLAPLSDNDNVTLHSSDTDDENNDDEHKGGMTHTTKKHVKCSQCDKTFFNTSSLKRHTRMHTGEKPFTCSVCGKTFSIKGHLVTHTRTHTGEKPFVCSLCGLGFAQKVTLSNHMRTHTGEKPFACSMCGQRFSGKRHLIAHTRRHTGEKPFVCSVCGKAFSVSGHLKTHTRTHTGEKPYVCEVCGLRFTQKISLTNHKRTHTGEKPFPCSYCVKSFSTKGHLTTHERTHTGARPFACLLCGKGFSTSGHLRIHTRTHTGEKPFDCSVCALSFRDHSGLAKHMRSHAD from the exons ATGTCGAACAACTTTGTTGTTGAACAAAAGAGGACCCCAACCGACATCAACGCCCCAAATCGAAAAG ACATGAGTAACAAATATCTTCATCCTGAGCAGCAGGAGCCGAAGGCCTGCCTCATCAACACTGAGCAGCAGGATGGAATCAACAAGTTTTCATTGACTGCCGATCAGAGTGAcgataaagaagaaaaagatcaTGGAGACCGCTGTGGAGGATCACAAGCAGAAAACCTCTTGGCTCCATTATCAGATAATGATAATGTAACGTTACACTCTTCTGACACTGATGAtgaaaataatgatgatgaacacAAAGGTGGTATGACACATACCACTAAAAAGCATGTGAAATGTTCTCAGTGTGACAAAACGTTTTTCAACACGTCATCATTGAAAAGACATACAAGGATgcacactggagagaaacctttcACCTGCTCAGTATGTGGCAAAACATTCTCGATAAAGGGACATTTAGTCACCcatacaagaacacacactggggagaaacctttTGTGTGCTCATTATGTGGTCTTGGATTTGCTCAAAAGGTTACTTTAAGTAATCAcatgagaacacacactggagaaaaaccttttgcctgttcAATGTGTGGCCAAAGGTTCTCTGGAAAGAGACATTTAATAGCACACACAAGAcgacacactggcgagaaacccttTGTCTGCTCGGTTTGCGGTAAAGCATTCTCTGTAAGTGGACATTTGAAAAcgcacacaagaacacacactggggaaAAACCTTATGTCTGTGAAGTATGTGGACTTAGATTCACTCAGAAGATTAGTTTAACAAATCACAAAAGAACACACACCGGCGAAAAACCTTTTCCCTGTTCATATTGCGTAAAAAGCTTCTCAACAAAAGGACATTTAACAACACATGAAAGAACACATACTGGAGCGAGACCTTTTGCCTGCTTACTTTGTGGCAAAGGATTCTCTACAAGTGGACATCTAAGAATTCATACcagaacacacactggagagaaaccttttgaCTGCTCAGTTTGTGCCTTAAGTTTCCGTGATCATTCAGGCTTGGCTAAACACATGAGATCACATGCTGACTAA
- the LOC125966988 gene encoding gastrula zinc finger protein XlCGF57.1 isoform X1 — translation MTSDGGSTMFYNLDSKQQESQQSYVKEEELENDITQFPFPGVIIKREDDDEQDVGGDVCPEQQMKAEEQETNVTEFPLTSVIVKVEDDQEESHGDHHGGSQIDGLLPPLSDSPDTDNEDSPVDTDTYWKCSQCGKASSSKWGLKIHMRTHTGEKPFPCTTCGKRFTQKGHLRAHTRTHTGEKPFPCTVCGLVLSQKVNLTNHMRIHTGEKPFACSTCGKRFSVKGHLKIHTRTHTGEKPFVCLVCGQTFSLKGHLRTHTRTHTGEKPYPCSVCGKRFSIKGHLVAHTRTHTGERPFSCSVCGLRLTQKISLTNHMTIHTGEKPYECTFCGKKFSIKGQLMTHTRIHTGEKPFVCSVCAVSFSDRSGLVKHMRTHTGEKLYSCTFCSKSFSQRCTLTIHTRTHTGEKPYGCDTCEKRFSRKDQVKKHKCVGEKKSNQ, via the exons ATGACTTCGGACGGAGGTTCTACAATGTTTT ACAATCTTGATTCCAAGCAGCAGGAGTCACAACAGTCCTATGTGAAAGAGGAAGAGCTGGAGAATGATATCACCCAGTTTCCATTTCCTGGTGTCATTATAAAAAGAGAAGATGATGACGAGCAAG ACGTCGGTGGAGATGTTTGTCCTGAGCAGCAGATGAAAGCGGAAGAGCAGGAGACTAATGTAACAGAGTTTCCATTGACTAGTGTCATTGTGAAGGTTGAAGATGACCAAGAAGAAAGTCATGGAGATCACCATGGAGGATCACAAATAGATGGGCTCTTACCTCCACTATCAGACTCGCCTGACACAGACAATGAAGACTCTCCAGTTGACACGGACACATACTGGAAATGCTCGCAGTGTGGAAAAGCATCGAGTTCAAAGTGGGGCTTGAAAATACAcatgagaacacacactggggagaaacctttTCCCTGCACAACTTGTGGTAAACGATTCACGCAGAAGGGACATTTACGAGCACACACAAGAACGCACACCGGGGAGAAACCTTTTCCCTGCACAGTCTGTGGTCTTGTATTGAGTCAAAAAGTTAATTTGACTAATCACATGAGAATACACACTGGCGAGAAGCCTTTTGCGTGCTCAACTTGTGGTAAAAGATTCTCTGTAAAAGGCCATTTAAAAATCcatacaagaacacacactggagagaaaccttttgtcTGCTTGGTTTGTGGTCAGACATTCTCTCTAAAGGGACATTTAAgaacacacacaagaacacacacgggAGAGAAGCCCTATCCTTGCTCAGTATGCGGTAAACGATTCTCTATCAAGGGACATTTAGTAGCACACACCAGAACGCACACTGGGGAGAGACCCTTTTCCTGCTCGGTGTGTGGTCTTAGATTAACTCAAAAGATTAGTTTAACTAATCACATGACAATACATACTGGAGAGAAACCTTATGAGTGCACATTTTGCGGTAAGAAATTCTCCATAAAGGGACAGTTGATGACACACACAAGAatacacactggtgagaaaccttttgtcTGCTCTGTCTGCGCCGTAAGTTTCAGTGATCGTTCAGGATTAGTTAAACACATGAGAACACACACGGGGGAGAAACTGTACTCATGCACGTTTTGCAGTAAAAGTTTCTCTCAAAGATGCACTTTGACaatacacacaagaacacaTACTGGTGAAAAGCCGTACGGCTGCGACACGTGTGAGAAAAGATTTTCCCGTAAGGATCAGGTGAAAAAACATAAGTGTGTTGGTGAAAAGAAAAGTAATCAATGA
- the LOC125966988 gene encoding gastrula zinc finger protein XlCGF57.1 isoform X2, producing the protein MKAEEQETNVTEFPLTSVIVKVEDDQEESHGDHHGGSQIDGLLPPLSDSPDTDNEDSPVDTDTYWKCSQCGKASSSKWGLKIHMRTHTGEKPFPCTTCGKRFTQKGHLRAHTRTHTGEKPFPCTVCGLVLSQKVNLTNHMRIHTGEKPFACSTCGKRFSVKGHLKIHTRTHTGEKPFVCLVCGQTFSLKGHLRTHTRTHTGEKPYPCSVCGKRFSIKGHLVAHTRTHTGERPFSCSVCGLRLTQKISLTNHMTIHTGEKPYECTFCGKKFSIKGQLMTHTRIHTGEKPFVCSVCAVSFSDRSGLVKHMRTHTGEKLYSCTFCSKSFSQRCTLTIHTRTHTGEKPYGCDTCEKRFSRKDQVKKHKCVGEKKSNQ; encoded by the coding sequence ATGAAAGCGGAAGAGCAGGAGACTAATGTAACAGAGTTTCCATTGACTAGTGTCATTGTGAAGGTTGAAGATGACCAAGAAGAAAGTCATGGAGATCACCATGGAGGATCACAAATAGATGGGCTCTTACCTCCACTATCAGACTCGCCTGACACAGACAATGAAGACTCTCCAGTTGACACGGACACATACTGGAAATGCTCGCAGTGTGGAAAAGCATCGAGTTCAAAGTGGGGCTTGAAAATACAcatgagaacacacactggggagaaacctttTCCCTGCACAACTTGTGGTAAACGATTCACGCAGAAGGGACATTTACGAGCACACACAAGAACGCACACCGGGGAGAAACCTTTTCCCTGCACAGTCTGTGGTCTTGTATTGAGTCAAAAAGTTAATTTGACTAATCACATGAGAATACACACTGGCGAGAAGCCTTTTGCGTGCTCAACTTGTGGTAAAAGATTCTCTGTAAAAGGCCATTTAAAAATCcatacaagaacacacactggagagaaaccttttgtcTGCTTGGTTTGTGGTCAGACATTCTCTCTAAAGGGACATTTAAgaacacacacaagaacacacacgggAGAGAAGCCCTATCCTTGCTCAGTATGCGGTAAACGATTCTCTATCAAGGGACATTTAGTAGCACACACCAGAACGCACACTGGGGAGAGACCCTTTTCCTGCTCGGTGTGTGGTCTTAGATTAACTCAAAAGATTAGTTTAACTAATCACATGACAATACATACTGGAGAGAAACCTTATGAGTGCACATTTTGCGGTAAGAAATTCTCCATAAAGGGACAGTTGATGACACACACAAGAatacacactggtgagaaaccttttgtcTGCTCTGTCTGCGCCGTAAGTTTCAGTGATCGTTCAGGATTAGTTAAACACATGAGAACACACACGGGGGAGAAACTGTACTCATGCACGTTTTGCAGTAAAAGTTTCTCTCAAAGATGCACTTTGACaatacacacaagaacacaTACTGGTGAAAAGCCGTACGGCTGCGACACGTGTGAGAAAAGATTTTCCCGTAAGGATCAGGTGAAAAAACATAAGTGTGTTGGTGAAAAGAAAAGTAATCAATGA